In the Treponema maltophilum ATCC 51939 genome, CCGTCAATTCCTTTGAGTTTCACCCTTGCGGGCATACTCCCCAGGCGGTACACTTATCACGTTTGCTTTGGCACCCAGCTGTTATGCCAGACACCTAGTGTACATCGTTTACGGTGCGGACTACCAGGGTATCTAATCCTGTTCGCTCCCCGCACTTTCGCACCTCAGCGTCAATTATCTGCCGGTAACCTGCCTTCGCCATTGGTATTCTTCCACATATCTACAGATTTCACCCCTACACGTGGAATTCTGGTTACCCTTCAGTAATTCAAGATCGGCAGTTCTCAATGCTGTCTCACAGTTAAGCTGTAACATTTCACACCAAGCTTGCCTATCCGCCTACATGCCCTTTACGCCCAATAATTCCGAACAACGCTCGCACCTTACGTGTTACCGCGGCTGCTGGCACGTAATTAGCCGGTGCTTATTCAAGCCCTACGGTCACCGCACAATCATTCCCTATTGTGCTTATTCATCAGGCTTAAAAGGATTTTACAACCTTTCGGCATTCTTCATCCACGCGGCGTCGCTCCGTCAGACTTTCGTCCATTGCGGAATATTCTTAACTGCTGCCTCCCGTAGAAGTCTGGGCCGTATCTCAGTCCCAATGTGTCCGTTCACCCTCTCAGGCCGGATACCCATCATCGCCTTGGTGGGCCGTTACCTCACCAACAAGCATAATGGGCCGCGAGCCATTCTTTTAGCGAAGCCTTAGCTCCTTTCCTCGTATCCTTCTAATAAATACGGTCACATTCGGTATTACCTACTATTTCTAATAGCTATCCCCAACTAAAAGGTATGTCACCCACGTGTTACTCACCAGTCCGCCACTCTCAAAAAGGGGCAAGCCCCTCTTTTGCCGTTCGACTTGCATGTTTAAGACGCGCCGCCAGCGTTCGTTCTGAGCCAGGATCAAACTCTCCATGATTGTATTCATAGGTCTTGCGACCAATGATTTCATTTCAAATCGTCCCTTGCTTTTATTTCAAGGATTGCACCTTCCGTACCCCGCTTTATGCAGAATACTTCCGATGCATTGACTGTGCCGTCCTTTAGACGGCTGCCCTTGTTTATTTCAACCCGGATACTTTCGTACCCGCACTATTGAACCTCTTGCTGTCTTACAAAACCGTTTCCGGCTTTGTAGCATTTGCAGTAACCGTCACGTTACTGCAGCTTTCTTTTCCTTCCCTTGTATTTCAAGTTGCTCTTTTTTTGCCGTCTACGGCGGCAAAAAATATGTGCCGCGCGAGCGTTTTACTCAAGCGGCGAGTGTGTTGAATATATCACAGCCGGCTATTTCGTGTCAAGCACTCTACAGCTTTTTTTTACCTTTTTTTAGCTTTTTTTTACTCTTCCTACGCTTCTTTACGGCTTTTTAGCCCTTTTTAGCGGTTCCGGAAGAAGCGGACGCTTTGGAACGTACTTCCATTTCATGTTTTAAGCGTTCGATTTCGTCCAATACGGCGGCAACCTCCGCGTTTTTTGCCGTTATCGACGCTTTCCCTTCGCATACAAAGGCATCGTACACCAACAGTCCGAGTTTGGCAAAGCATTTGCGGCTTTGACTTTCGAGCCGGGTCAGTTCAATCTTTGTTATGCCCTTATCGCCCAATTCCTGAATTTTGTTTCCGGCCTTTGCCAGCGCTTTTTGCGAAGCGTCGAACCCCTGGTCGATCAGTTCTTTCATCTTGTTCATAAAATCATTCATAGTCTGCTCCTCTTTTATAAAAGCTACTTCAAATATACTACTTTTTTTTAATTCCGACCAGCGTAAGATCGTCAAATTGTTCGTCTTCTTTTATATGCGTATAAAACATGTATTCGTCGCGCAAAGAACTTTGAAAGTGCTCCGCCCGCTGCGCGCAGTATACCGAATATTGCACAAAATGCTTTTTCAAAAATGCATCGACTTTTTTATCGATGACGGCATGATCGTAGGCATTTGCTTCGGGAGACTTATACATGCGGAACACTTTTTCGACGGAAACGAGAGCCATAACGGCATCTTCGGGCGTTCCGGCACAATCGGAAAAGTCGAAGTCGAAACTTTGATCGGACGCAAAGGTGCGCGGGTTGCTCCGTTTTATAAGCGAATACGTTTTGCGTTTGAATACCGCTTCGATAATATCGTGCACGCGCGTGGCGGACATTTCTTCGCCGTCAACGACACTTGAACCTTTTTTACTCATATAAACGATGTAAGCATACACATCGTCTTTCATGCGTGCAATAAAGTTTAAAAACTTTTTGGAAACCGTAAGCCGGTTGTAGCGCTTTATGTACGCGCGCACTTGCGCTTTGCCGATACGCTGTTCTTGCGGAACCGAATCGGCTTCAAAAGCGGCGTATTCCCGTGCCCACGGGTCGCAAGAGCGCACGCCCTGAAGATATTTTTTCGGATCGGAAATATCGGCCGACTTTTTTTGTAAAAAGACACGCAAAGGTTCCGGCAGCGTTTGTTCAAAATCGCGGAAGGCTTTATCCGCTTTCAGTTTTTGTCCGTCGGCATAGAGGTTTAAATATTCTTCGTAGCCCTTTTGCTCTTCATCGGTAACGGGAATATCCGTTTCGTCGCGGAATTTTAAAGCGCGGCCTTCATTGTCGCGGTAAAGCCGCTTCGCTTCTTCAATACCGTCGGTGTATAAAAACAGTACGTCGCCCGAATCCACATGGACTTTTTCGACCGGATAGCCGCCGCGCATTTCCACGAGGTCGGACGGAAAGGCGCCGGCCGTAGGCGTTTCCTTTAACGTAATCGTTCTTTTTTGTCCGGCGGACGCATCGTATAGGTGAATCAAATTGTCGCCGGCATTACAAAAGTAAAAGTCGCCCGCAACGGAATCGAAAATAGCCAAGGTAAACGCGGCGAATTTTCCGAACAGATTTCTGTTTACTAAGTGGTCGTTTATTTTATACACCAAGGGCGATAAATCGACGCCGTTTTTTTGTATGTTCCAGTTTGTAAAATATTCGGTGAACAGGGCGGCGACTTCGGCCATAATAAGGGCGGCAGGCGAGCCCTTGCCCGATACGTCGACCTTTATAACGGCAAAGCGGCGCTCGTCGAGTTTTTTATAATCGAAATAGTCGCCGGAAACGCCCTTTGCGCCTTCGTAATAGCCGAAAAACTGCGCATACGGCGTATCGAGTCTGCCGACCGATTGCTTGACTTTTTTACCTTCGATACTGACTTCGTCAAGCGGCAAAAACGCACGCTGTACTTCCTTACCGCCGAGCAGCATATTTTCGTTGACCGCGGCTTCAACCAGTGCGCGGGTCATGTCGTTGACGTTTTCGCTCAAAAGTCCGATTTCGTCGCCCGTATCTACGGGAAGATCTTTACCGGCAAGTTCGGCTTTGTCGCCCGTATCGCGGATCATTGCCACGTGGGACGCAAGGCGCCTGATCGGCCGGATAATAATCGACGCCAAAACAAGCGAACCCGAAATACCGATGATGACGGCGACAAGAGCGATGATTGAAGCGGTAAGCACAACGGTCAGCGTCGCCCGGTTTACGGTATTGATCAGTTCTTCGGTGCTGACTTTAAGCAAGATTACCGCACGCACGTAAATCTGTTCGGTACCGCGCCGATACAAAACGGGTTTGTAAAAAAGATAGTCGGTAACGCCGCGCGACAGGCGCCCGCTGTTGAATTCGGGAAGAGAACCCGAACCGGCTTTCGACAGATCGTTTAAAGCGCGATTAAGCGTTTGGGTAAGCTGCGTACTCGCCTGCTGAATATCGTTGCGCCGCTCAACCGATGCGGCGTCCGTTTTCAAAGCAAGCGACATTCCTTCGGCAGTTAAAGAAACCAAATCGGAAGAAATGCCGCCGATTTGGTTTTCGGCTTCCCGATTCAATAAAGCGATTCTGTCGCCTATAAGTGCCGCCTCTTCATGAATAAAGCGCGAAGATCCGAGAACGAGCGTTTGACTGTTTATTTTATTCGCTATATTCGGATCGTTGGACGCCCACACATAATCGACATGCGTATTGCTGCCGTCGGCGGGCAAACCCAAAATCGTACCGTATTGAATTTCGCTCATCGATTCGCTTTGATTGAGCAGCAAACCGAGTTCGAGCAGGTTTTGTCCGGGCATATAGTTTTTTACGCCGGAAGCAAGACTTTCCGTCAAAACCGAAATGCGGTCTTCCAAGCCTTTGGCAAGGGTGCTTTCCTGCGTCCGCACAAAGATAAAGCCTAAAGGAACCGATACGAGCAGCGTGAGCAGCAATACCAAAATCGACGTAAAAAACATCATCTTGTATCTTAAACTCATTCCGCGCTGGCGCAATTCTTTTTCTTTTTGTTTCCGTTCCGATACCATACCTTCTCCTGAAATAAAAGCGCGCACTTCACGCCTTACCGTAATCGCATCCTGCACCGTTACGAGCATTTGCCGCGACACGAAAAAAAGCCCCGCGGCAGCCAAAATAAATATCGTCCACAATAAAATATCGCTTATTTGAACCGCATACCGGGACGGTGCGCTGTATGCTTTCCACGGCGGCTCAAAACGATAGGCATAGTCGCCCGTTTTTACCGTACCGAATTCGTTTACCGATAAAATCGGCTGCGTCATGTATAAACCGCGCTTCGGATGCAAAATACCGATGCGGTACGTTCCGCTTTCCAAGCCGGCAAATTCTATGCCGCCTATTTTCGTGTCCGAGACGATTTTAAAATCGCCGCTTGCATATTCGAATACCGCATCGTAGGGCGCTTTGCCGTCTTTGTCCAAATACACGGCGGAAATCGCGCCGTCGGAACTGAAACCCTTGCCGAAAATGCTCAACGACACATTGCCGTACACGTCGGTTTGCGGATATACGGCGGTTACGGCCGTGTACGGGATGTATTTATTTAAATAGACGGGGATGACGGCTTTTTCGCCGATATTGCCCGCAACGTCAACGGCGGAAACGGAAAACGCGTATACGCCGTTGTCCCAATTCGTCCACGAAGCAAAAGAATTGCCGGTAACGATTTTTGCAGGCACACTCGTTTTTAAAAACGCCGCACTTTGCGTACCGTAGGCTGCGGGATTTTTCCGGTAATCGCGAAGCGAGCCGATATACTGCAGCGAATAGGTATAGCCTGCAATAAGGTCGTCGTCGGAAGCGGGGGTGCGCCACTGTATGCGGAACGTATTTGAAGTCATAAAGCCTGCATCGTCCAAAGGCGGACTTACAATCTCCGGTTTTTGAGGCGGCGTCGTATCCCGATAATATGAAACGCTTGCGCTTTCAGACCAGTTTCCCGCATGATCCGTAACCCGCACTTTTAAATACCATAAGCCGTCGCTGTCGGGAAAAGCCGAAAAGGTCGTTTTTGACGGGAATTCCATAAACGTTTCCGGCGGCTCTTCGTCGGCGTTTTTTGTTAAAATCCACGAATATCCGGCAATTCCCGACGAATCCTGCGGAATTTGCAAACGCACGGAAAGTTTTCCGCCGTTTGAACGCTCGCCGTCTTTAAACGATGCGGGTTTTAAAACGGGCGGAGAAACGGAGCGGTCGGCCGAAAGGCGGATTACGCGGTAGCTTTTGCCGCTTTTTTGTTCCCAAAAAATGTGCAAATCTTTGTCGCCGGCGGTAAACAGCGGAGAGCCGTACACGGAAGATGAACCGCTGACGGAAATGCGGCTTTCGTCCCACAGCATGCCTTTTTTCGACGCGAAATAAATATTTTCGATACCGCGCCGCGTGTCGGTCCACAGCGCCGCAAGGTTTCCTTCATACGTAAACAGCACCGGCTGGTACGCGGCGACTTGACGCGGCGAAATCTGTTCCATCGCGCCTTTTATTCTGCCGTCGTTTTCGCCCAACGGCGCGACAACGACTGCGGATCTGGCGGACGACGTGCGGGAGCGCTCCCATGCAAGGTAGAGCGTATTTTCAAAAAGATACAAAAGAGGCCGCTGGTTTGTATAGTCGGTTACAAGTCCGGTTCCGTCGATTCGGTCGGTAACGAGAACCGGCTCCGACCATCTTCCGCCCCTGTCGTCCGAATACGACGAATAAAGCTGATAGGTAATACGGTTATTCGCGATGTACGTGGACTGAAAAACAACCATTTCGCGTCCGTTCGGCAACGCGATAAAATCGGGCACAAAAGAATTGGCCAGTTTTTGCGAAGGCGGAAAATCGCGGAAATCCTGCCAGCGTTTTCCGTCGGGCGAGCGCGTAAACTTTAAAGAAAAACTTTGACTGTTTCCCTGAGTCGCAAAAAGCACAAAACCGCCGTCATAGCTGCGGAAAACGCGCGGCGCGACAACGGACATACCGCCCTGATTCAGCTTTGTTTCGGTAAAGGATGTTCCGCCGTTATCGGACGTAAATACGGCGATCGTTTGCGCATCGGCAAGGGCGCATACGCTGATAACGCCGGCCGAATTGACGGCGACTGAAAACAGGTTCGGTACTTCGCCCGAATACGCATACGGGCCGGCAAATCGCCTTTTTGCAACCCAGTTTTTGCCGGTTTCGGAAGACATAACCTGAGCCGAAAGCCAGATTCGTCCCTGTTGATCGGAGGTTTTTTCTATGTCCTGCCATACGACAATCGAGGTATCTTTACCGTATGAGGAGGCGGGAAAACGGCTTTCGCCGTCGGTAAGCGTTACGGGTTTTTCCCAATACAGATCGACGGCGGCTAAAGCCGATGCAAAAACGGAAAAAATAAGGATACAGGCACAAGCAATTTTTAAGCGCATCATAACAGCGAATCCACCTTATTTTTCAAATCGATAACCTTTGCCGACTTACGCAGCTTTGTATTCCGCCACAGTTCGGCGACAAGGGCGGCAGCCGTAATCGTATTTCCCTTCGAAAGCTCTTGGACGGCCTTTTGGTACAGCAGTTCATCATCGGCGGTTAAAACGACCAGCGATTGCCCGCCCATACCGGTTTTTATGCGGTCTACAAGAATAGCGGCTTCGCTGTTTTCAGGATTAAGCGTCAGCGCTTCGTCCAGCTTGCTTAAAACGCCGTTAAGAACGATTTCGTTTCGCGGATTCGCTTCGTATTGGCGCCGCGCTTCGTTTACCAATCGGGCGGCACGCGCGATTTTTTGCGGATCGGGCGGCGGTACGATAATTCCCAATTCGACTTCCATATCGTAAATAAGCTTCTTTAAGCCGGGATATTTGGGATTGATTTCATATAAGTCTTTTAAGTCCGCATAGGCTCTGTTTACCGTAGCGGGGTTCCGGTATTCGCTGCGCGCCGTATTGTAACGCTGGCGGAACAATTCTTCAAATCCGGCAGGATCGATAAACTTCGCTATGCGGAGCGCCAAAAGGTTCGCTTCCTGATTGAGCGGATACAGCACTTGCACGTCTTTTATTTTTTCGCGTGCGGTATTGAGCAGTTCCATGCCGGCACTTCGGGAACCCGAATTGATTTTTTGTCGTCCTTCTTCGAAGTACTGATAGGCGGCGTTAAGCGTTTGACTTATTTCCGGGTACAGCGGATCGGTAACCGGCACGGAGCGCCCCGTCCGTATGGAAAGTGCATTGCCGATAAGCGCTTTAAGGTTTACGACCTCGGGATTTTGCTCGACGTTTGTAACTGCCCAGCGGTCTTCCGCCTGCAAAATGAGCCGTTCGGCCTGCTCAAAATCACCGTTGTAATACAAACTGCGCGCGCTCGTAATGAGAAGACGCACGTCCCGCACAACCTTGCTGTTTTCAAGCCGGACGATGTCGGCGCCGAGCGCATCCAGCTTTTTATCGGTTTGTGCACGAAGCGTTTGCGAATCGCGGTACGACAAAGATTCGTTGTACTTATTGCGCGCTTGCTGCAAAGACTCGCGGCTGGCATCGAAATCTTCACGCTGCAAAGCGGCAAGCGCCTGCGAGTACCTGAAATCGGCTTCGTTTTGCGCCTGCAGCGCCAAGCGTATTCTGTTTTGAGCGAGCCGTGAAGATTCGGCAATGCGCTGCACAAGGTTATTAAAATACTCAAGATCCGAGCGCGCACTGCGCAAATTCGCCGCGTACAACTGTGAGCCGGGATTTTGCAATACCGGTTCCGCCGGCGCACCGGAAAGCAAATCGAAGCGGACGGTCGCGGCCTTTACGTCTTCGGCCAAATCTTTTTGTATCTTTTGCAGCGCGGTCAACGCTTCTTCCGGCTGCGACGAAACGGAAGGATCCGAACCTTCGTTTATAAGGGCGCGGGCTTCGCCGTAAGACGTTTCGTATCGTTCGCGCACAAAGCTTGAAGAGCGTACGACAAACGAGCTTAGCTTTTCCCATGTGCGCAGCGTCTCCGCATCGTTTTCGCCGGCAAACCGGGCAAGAGAGCGGCTTAAAGCCGTATATAAACTTTCCCACGGCGGAGCGGAAAATCGGCTGCGCGCGGCATCCAAAGCGCGTATATCGGCGGCGCATGTTTGAATGACAGCAACTTTTTGGGCGGCATAAGAGGTAAGCGTATCCGCATAGGAAATAACGCCCAGATTTTTTTGCAGTTCGCGAAGCGGCGGGCTGGATATATCGTCATGCGCTTTTTTTTCGGAATCGAAGGTCTCCTTTTGTGCAATGAATTTTTGCACGTACGCCGTAAGAACTTTATTGTAATCCAGTGCCGAATCATAGGATGCATAAAACGAAGGAACCGAAGGAGCGTCCTCGCCTTCAAAAAGCGTATATAAGGAAATAAATTCTTTTCCGATATCGGCGATCCGCGTCAGTTTTTGCGAGTCGGCAGTTGTGCTTTGCGCGGCATCAGGCAATCGAGCGGCAATGTCGGTCGATTTTTTTTCGATAAAGGCGGTCAACAACTCGCGCGATTGAGAACACAGGATTTCCCACTGCCGATCCAATACGCGCACGATTCCCGTATCGGGATTGGACGTGCGCCCGAGCAAAAAGCGGTAAGCAAAGGGCAAAAAGGAGGCTTCGGTCAATTCGGGATTGTCCTTTTTCATTTGCGCAAAACTCGTTTGAAAATAAAGCCCCGCACGCATAAACACGTTGCGCACCGCGGCATATTCGCGCAAAACGCCGTCGTAAGAGCGATAGGATTCCAAGACGCGGTCGGTGTCGTATTCGGCCAAAGCGGCGTTGAATCTTTCGGCCGCAGAGGCAAGGGTGTTTTGCAGCGCTTCGTACGAATCGAGCGCTTTCGATACTTCGGTTAAATGCGCGTCGGTTTTTTCAAGCAATTCCGTACCGGCAAAATCTTCATAAAAATCGCTGCGGTATAAGGTAAGCCCGTCGGCAAAGCGCCGTGCCGCTCCGGTAAAGCGCCTGCCGTTTAAAAGCGCGGCACCCTCTTTCATAATGGAATCGAATACGGCGCGGTAATACGTAAACTGCGAAGCGATTTTCGTTTCGGCTACAAAGGCGCGTTCGGTTTCGGTCGGGTCGCTTTCCTGCCTTTCGAGCCGGTCAACAAGAGCCAGCTTTTTTTCATCGTTCAACGGCTCTTCGATGATAACGTCAATCAATTCGTTTGCCGCGTCGGTGTATTTATTGCGTAAAGCGAAAATTCTATCGATTCGGCGCTGCGCACCGTCAAAGTTCTCCGGCCGGCGTTTGATGTATTCTTCAAGAAACAGTATCGCTTCATTCAGTTTTCCCTGCGCAATAAGGTCGTCGGCCGCACTTAAATTCGCATCTTTTCGGCCGGAAGCAAAAAGACCGGATACGGCGAGAAGAATGCATATGACGGACAAAAACCTTTTACTGATAGTACGCTCCCGATTACTACTGTAGCACAGAAAAGAAATATGTAAAAGTATCCATTTTCGTTATTATTTTCGGTGTTTTAACGGTAAATAATAATGAAAAAAGACCGAAAATAGAGTATACTCAATAATATGACGGTTGAGGAAACATGCGCGGAAAAACGCTGAAAGCCGAATTGAAAAAACATCTGGCAGCCCTTCTCTTTTTATGCAGCGCCTCCCTTATACGGGCGGCGGATACGGCAAAACCGTACGAATCGCTTTTGAGTGCATTCGGATTTTTAAAAGACGGCAATGCGGGACTCACCTCGTTCCGCTCGCTGAACATACCCGTCGGCGGCCGATCCGAAGCGATGGGAACCGCCTTCAGCGCAATGACCGACGACGTTTCTTTTTTCGAATACAATCCGGCCGCAAGTTCCGTGCTTAAACAAACCGAACTTGCTTTATTCCACAATTTTTGGATAGCCGATTCGGCGGTCGATACGCTCATATTTACGCGCCGTACGAACAATTTGGGATACGGCGGCGCATTAAAAAGTTTTTACATTCCCTTTACCGAATACAATATTTTCGGCGAGCGCACATCAACCGGCTATTATTCGGAAACGACCGCCGCGTTCAATATTTCGTACAATTTTTTCGCAGGGTACACGTTCAAAGGCATCGCGCTCGGCACAAACCTCAAAACGTCTTTCAGAAGCATCCCCGATTACAGCGACAATATTTCGGGGCGGGTTATACCGAAAAGCGGACTGAGCCAATCGGGCGTTGCGCTCAGCGCCGATGCGGGCATGCTGTTGCGTTTCAATTTGGCAAAATTTTACGCGTCGCGCGACCCGAACTTCAACATCGGTCTGAGCCTGCACAACGCGGGCTTTGCATGGACGGGGTTCGGCAAAAACACGAGCGCGGATGCTCCGCTTCCTTCGTATGCGTCGGCCGGCGTTTCGTATAAAATGATAAAACCGGTTACGCTCGCCTTCGAGTTCCGCAAACCGCTGAACATGACGGATTTTTCGAAATCGGAACGTGCGAGCGCGGCCATAGGTGCCGAACTTTTTGTAACCGATTTTTTTGCCGTGCAGGCCGGCTTTTTGCTCAAAGGCGTCAATCCGAAAATAAGCATCGGTTCGTCCCTTGCGTGGCAAAAGATGATTTTCAACGCGGCCTATTCTTTCGATCTTACCTCGTCTTTGAGTCCGATCAATAAAATCAGCTTGGCCGTTAAAATGGATTTGGGCGACGGCGGCAGACAAAAAAAAGAAGAGGCTGCCGACAAGCTGTACACCGAAGGCATGCGCTTGTACGCGCAGGGCGAATTCGAACAGGCGATCGAAAAATGGCGCCAAGTGTTGAAACTATACCCCCGCTTCGACCCGGCAAAAAAAGGAATCGCAACCGCGCAAAACACCCTCGATTTACACAAAAGAATACGCGACATTCAAACGCTGAATTAAGTGCCGCACAAAAAAAAGCGCGGTAAAACCCGTTTGTAAAACCTTCAGTACCTGCACTGTATATTTTTGAGAAAACGGCGAAAGCGGTAACATGCAATTTTTTTTCATACGGGCCGGGACATTCCCCGCCTTTTGTGATAGAATCGCGCCATGGATATTTTTCGGACTCTTGCAATCGGTATTGTAATCGGCATGGCAAACGTGATTCCCGGCGTTTCGGGAAGCACCATCGCGGTGGTTTTCGGCATTTACGGTAAATTTATTAACGCGATAACGCTGAACGTAAAAAAACTGCTGCACAACAAACGCTTCGTGCTGCCGATCGTTGCGGGCATGGCATCGGGCGTGCTGATTTTCAGCAAGATCATAACCGTGCTGTATGAAAGATTTCCCGTACAGACGAATTTTTTCTTTACGGGTTTGATTATCGGCAGCATTCCGATGCTTACAGTCCTTGCGACAAAAACGAAAACGGGCGCGAAAATCGAAAAATCCGCAGTCGCCTCCATTGTATTCTGCGCGATTATCGGAATCGCCGTGATGATTTTGTTTTCCGTAATCGAATCGTCGTTCGGCACTTCACAAAGCATAGGCGGGCCGCTTCCCGCTTTTTCGGTAAAACTCGCCTTATTGATTTTTATCGCAGGTCTTTTGGGTGCGGTGGCGATGATCGTGCCGGGTATTTCCGGCTCGCTTTTAATGCTCATTATGGGCGTGTATCCGATCGTCATAAAAAGCATACCCGCGCTTTTCGTACCGGAAACTTTTTTGCACGCGCTTGTTCTGCTTCTTCCGAACGGAGTCGGCGTGCTTTCAGGACTTTTAATCGGCGCGAACGCGGTAAAAAAACTTTTGGAAAAAGCGCCGAACCACACCTATGCCGTGATCCTCGGACTTTTGTGCGGCTCGGCTTTGAACATCTGCCCGCTCACAAAACATATATTTACCGGCGGCTTTTTACAGTCCCTTTCCGGTTTTGCAAGCGTTCCGTCGATCGTATCTTCGGCGGCGGCATTGGCTCTCGGAGGAGCCATGGCGTTTTTAAGCTCGAAGTTTTCGCCCGCAGAAGAACCTTCCGAGCGGCCTATTTAAAATCGCGCTCGAACCTCGTTTTTTGATATACGTATTCATAGAGGATATCGTCGAAATTTTCGTAGCCGAATTTTTTATGAACTTTCGTGATGTGCCACTGCTTTATGTTTTCGATGTGGGGATACGGAAGCCAAAAAAGGCGCTGTGAAAAATGGCGGATTACGGTGTTTTTGTAAAGGAATTTTTGATCGTTGAACCGCTGCGAAAGTATTTTTTTTCTGACCGTGCTGCGTATAATCGCGCTTTCGTCGGCAAATGTCAGTTTTTTTGTTTTTATGAGTTTTCGGCTTTTTTCAAAGAGTCCGGTTTCGCGGCATTTTTTCATATTGAACAGCAACACGCCCGCGTTTATAAAATTCGGATGTACAAGAAACTTTCCGTAGTGATCTCGTGAAGCCGCGTACTCGTAACCTTCAATGTCCGTGTTCCACAGGAGGTCTATGTCGCGGTTAAAAAGAAGGTCGATGTCGAGGTACAGGAATTTTTCGGGAATCCGCGGTTCCATGTCCGCAAAAAGCCGTATGAGCGTGTACGGCGAACAATAGCAGCCTTCGTTCGGGCATAAGGCGAATTCTTTTTCGTATGTTTCGGTAACATCGATTTTTACGACGGAATGTTCGGGATTGTATGACTTTGCAAGTCCGTCAAGAAACTCCGCCTGTGCATCGCCGAGCGCCGTGTAGTCCGCCTTGAGCCGGGTAAGGTTCATCGTGAATATGTAAAAGCGTATCCCTTCCTTCGAAGCGCTTCTTTTGAATATTGAAAGCATCGTCGTCATCATGCCGTCAAAAACCTTAGCGTTTCCGCAAAACAGTATGCTTTTCATGATTGCTCCTATATGCCTGTACGTTCAGGCTTTTCTTTTTTGATGTACGTAACGATTTCAACATCGTTAAGAGCGCTTCTTCGGCACATCGCGTTGTACACTTCGTCCCGCAGTTTGCGCCGGCGTTCCTTCGGCGAAAGATGTTCGTCGGCAAAAAAAGGACCGTCGACATAGGTGAGCATTTTCGGATTTTCGGAAAAGCGGCGCTTTTTATAGACGTTCGTAAAGCAAAACACCGGGCAGCCGTAGTCGACCGGATACTTAAACGAAACGTCCGTAAACGGGCGGATTTTCGTATAAAACGGCCAAATATGAGCTTCAGGATATATGTAAATGCTTTTGTTGTGTTCGACATGATATTTTACGGTTTCGATGAAATTTTTCATCGCAGAAAAATTATCGGGCAAAGGGAGTGCTCCGAGATAGGGCATTATCTTTCCCCATACCGGCATTGAAACATTGTTCGGGTGAACAATTACAAAAGCCTGCTGCGGAAAACTCACAAAGGTCGGCACAAGCG is a window encoding:
- a CDS encoding 1-acyl-sn-glycerol-3-phosphate acyltransferase gives rise to the protein MAEIKKIVYYSDELRDEFSTAVIQPRPIDEHYDYGGKTFLWKAKRFFLHRIIAQPIAVLYLKLAFRHRILNRSVLKKYKKGPMFVYGNHTNVFADPLVPTFVSFPQQAFVIVHPNNVSMPVWGKIMPYLGALPLPDNFSAMKNFIETVKYHVEHNKSIYIYPEAHIWPFYTKIRPFTDVSFKYPVDYGCPVFCFTNVYKKRRFSENPKMLTYVDGPFFADEHLSPKERRRKLRDEVYNAMCRRSALNDVEIVTYIKKEKPERTGI
- a CDS encoding glycosyltransferase, which produces MKSILFCGNAKVFDGMMTTMLSIFKRSASKEGIRFYIFTMNLTRLKADYTALGDAQAEFLDGLAKSYNPEHSVVKIDVTETYEKEFALCPNEGCYCSPYTLIRLFADMEPRIPEKFLYLDIDLLFNRDIDLLWNTDIEGYEYAASRDHYGKFLVHPNFINAGVLLFNMKKCRETGLFEKSRKLIKTKKLTFADESAIIRSTVRKKILSQRFNDQKFLYKNTVIRHFSQRLFWLPYPHIENIKQWHITKVHKKFGYENFDDILYEYVYQKTRFERDFK